One part of the Arabidopsis thaliana chromosome 1 sequence genome encodes these proteins:
- a CDS encoding Saposin-like aspartyl protease family protein, protein MGVYSRAVAFSVFVSFLLFFTAYSKRNDGTFRVGLKKLKLDPNNRLATRFGSKQEEALRSSLRSYNNNLGGDSGDADIVPLKNYLDAQYYGEIAIGTPPQKFTVIFDTGSSNLWVPSGKCFFSLSCYFHAKYKSSRSSTYKKSGKRAAIHYGSGSISGFFSYDAVTVGDLVVKDQEFIETTSEPGLTFLVAKFDGLLGLGFQEIAVGNATPVWYNMLKQGLIKRPVFSFWLNRDPKSEEGGEIVFGGVDPKHFRGEHTFVPVTQRGYWQFDMGEVLIAGESTGYCGSGCSAIADSGTSLLAGPTAVVAMINKAIGASGVVSQQCKTVVDQYGQTILDLLLAETQPKKICSQIGLCAYDGTHGVSMGIESVVDKENTRSSSGLRDAGCPACEMAVVWIQSQLRQNMTQERIVNYINEVERQ, encoded by the exons ATGGGAGTATACTCGAGAGCGGTTGCGTTTTCGGTCTTTGTGTCGTTTCTGCTGTTTTTCACTGCTTATTCTAAGAGAAATGATGGAACATTCAGAGTTGGCCtgaaaaaactgaagttgGATCCTAACAACCGACTCGCAACACGCTTTGGTTCCAAGCAAGAAGAGGCCTTGAGATCTTCTTTGCGTTCGTACAACAACAATCTTGGTGGTGATTCTGGAGATGCTGATATTGTCCCGCTCAAGAATTACTTGGATGCTCAGTACTATGGTGAGATTGCTATTGGTACTCCACCGCAGAAGTTCACTGTCATTTTTGATACCGGAAGCTCTAACCTTTGGGTGCCATCaggaaaatgttttttctcG CTGTCTTGTTACTTTCATGCTAAGTACAAGTCCTCGCGATCAAGCACATATAAGAAGAGTG GAAAACGTGCCGCAATCCATTACGGCTCAGGATCAATCTCTGGTTTCTTTAGTTATGATGCTGTCACGGTTGGTGATTTGGTTGTCAAAGATCAGGAGTTTATTGAGACAACCAGTGAGCCTGGTTTAACATTCCTGGTGGCTAAGTTTGATGGTCTTCTTGGTCTTGGGTTCCAAGAGATCGCTGTTGGAAACGCTACTCCTGTTTG GTACAATATGCTCAAGCAAGGCCTTATAAAGAGGCCGGTCTTTTCATTTTGGCTTAACCGTGATCCAAAGAGTGAAGAAGGCGGTGAAATCGTATTCGGAGGTGTTGATCCAAAGCATTTTAGAGGAGAACATACATTTGTTCCTGTGACACAAAGGGGTTACTGGCAG TTCGACATGGGTGAGGTTCTCATTGCCGGTGAATCTACTG GATATTGTGGAAGTGGTTGTTCTGCGATAGCAGATTCTGGAACATCGTTACTTGCGGGTCCAACG GCTGTGGTTGCCATGATAAATAAGGCTATTGGAGCATCTGGAGTTGTTAGCCAGCAGTGCAAGACTGTTGTTGACCAGTATGGACAAACCATTTTGGATTTACTTTTGGCTGAG ACTCAACCAAAGAAGATTTGCTCACAAATTGGTCTTTGCGCTTACGATGGCACCCATGGGGTCAG TATGGGGATTGAATCGGTGGTGGACAAGGAAAACACAAGATCATCTAGTGGTCTTCGAGACGCGGGTTGTCCTGCATGTGAAATGGCGGTTGTGTGGATACAGAGCCAATTGAGGCAGAACATGACTCAAGAGAGGATAGTGAACTACATTAATGAGGTAGAAAGACAATAA
- a CDS encoding Saposin-like aspartyl protease family protein (Saposin-like aspartyl protease family protein; FUNCTIONS IN: aspartic-type endopeptidase activity; INVOLVED IN: proteolysis, lipid metabolic process; LOCATED IN: vacuole; EXPRESSED IN: 10 plant structures; EXPRESSED DURING: LP.06 six leaves visible, LP.04 four leaves visible, seedling growth, petal differentiation and expansion stage, LP.08 eight leaves visible; CONTAINS InterPro DOMAIN/s: Saposin-like (InterPro:IPR011001), Peptidase aspartic (InterPro:IPR021109), Peptidase aspartic, catalytic (InterPro:IPR009007), Saposin-like type B, 1 (InterPro:IPR007856), Saposin-like type B, 2 (InterPro:IPR008138), Saposin B (InterPro:IPR008139), Peptidase A1 (InterPro:IPR001461), Peptidase aspartic, active site (InterPro:IPR001969); BEST Arabidopsis thaliana protein match is: aspartic proteinase A1 (TAIR:AT1G11910.1); Has 35333 Blast hits to 34131 proteins in 2444 species: Archae - 798; Bacteria - 22429; Metazoa - 974; Fungi - 991; Plants - 531; Viruses - 0; Other Eukaryotes - 9610 (source: NCBI BLink).), with protein MGVYSRAVAFSVFVSFLLFFTAYSKRNDGTFRVGLKKLKLDPNNRLATRFGSKQEEALRSSLRSYNNNLGGDSGDADIVPLKNYLDAQYYGEIAIGTPPQKFTVIFDTGSSNLWVPSGKCFFSLSCYFHAKYKSSRSSTYKKSGKRAAIHYGSGSISGFFSYDAVTVGDLVVKDQEFIETTSEPGLTFLVAKFDGLLGLGFQEIAVGNATPVWYNMLKQGLIKRPVFSFWLNRDPKSEEGGEIVFGGVDPKHFRGEHTFVPVTQRGYWQFDMGEVLIAGESTGYCGSGCSAIADSGTSLLAGPTAVVAMINKAIGASGVVSQQCKTVVDQYGQTILDLLLAETQPKKICSQIGLCAYDGTHGVSMGIESVVDKENTRSSSGLRDAGCPACEMAVVWIQSQLRQNMTQERIVNYINEICERMPSPNGESAVDCSQLSKMPTVSFTIGGKVFDLAPEEYVLKIGEGPVAQCISGFTALDIPPPRGPLWILGDVFMGKYHTVFDFGNEQVGFAEAV; from the exons ATGGGAGTATACTCGAGAGCGGTTGCGTTTTCGGTCTTTGTGTCGTTTCTGCTGTTTTTCACTGCTTATTCTAAGAGAAATGATGGAACATTCAGAGTTGGCCtgaaaaaactgaagttgGATCCTAACAACCGACTCGCAACACGCTTTGGTTCCAAGCAAGAAGAGGCCTTGAGATCTTCTTTGCGTTCGTACAACAACAATCTTGGTGGTGATTCTGGAGATGCTGATATTGTCCCGCTCAAGAATTACTTGGATGCTCAGTACTATGGTGAGATTGCTATTGGTACTCCACCGCAGAAGTTCACTGTCATTTTTGATACCGGAAGCTCTAACCTTTGGGTGCCATCaggaaaatgttttttctcG CTGTCTTGTTACTTTCATGCTAAGTACAAGTCCTCGCGATCAAGCACATATAAGAAGAGTG GAAAACGTGCCGCAATCCATTACGGCTCAGGATCAATCTCTGGTTTCTTTAGTTATGATGCTGTCACGGTTGGTGATTTGGTTGTCAAAGATCAGGAGTTTATTGAGACAACCAGTGAGCCTGGTTTAACATTCCTGGTGGCTAAGTTTGATGGTCTTCTTGGTCTTGGGTTCCAAGAGATCGCTGTTGGAAACGCTACTCCTGTTTG GTACAATATGCTCAAGCAAGGCCTTATAAAGAGGCCGGTCTTTTCATTTTGGCTTAACCGTGATCCAAAGAGTGAAGAAGGCGGTGAAATCGTATTCGGAGGTGTTGATCCAAAGCATTTTAGAGGAGAACATACATTTGTTCCTGTGACACAAAGGGGTTACTGGCAG TTCGACATGGGTGAGGTTCTCATTGCCGGTGAATCTACTG GATATTGTGGAAGTGGTTGTTCTGCGATAGCAGATTCTGGAACATCGTTACTTGCGGGTCCAACG GCTGTGGTTGCCATGATAAATAAGGCTATTGGAGCATCTGGAGTTGTTAGCCAGCAGTGCAAGACTGTTGTTGACCAGTATGGACAAACCATTTTGGATTTACTTTTGGCTGAG ACTCAACCAAAGAAGATTTGCTCACAAATTGGTCTTTGCGCTTACGATGGCACCCATGGGGTCAG TATGGGGATTGAATCGGTGGTGGACAAGGAAAACACAAGATCATCTAGTGGTCTTCGAGACGCGGGTTGTCCTGCATGTGAAATGGCGGTTGTGTGGATACAGAGCCAATTGAGGCAGAACATGACTCAAGAGAGGATAGTGAACTACATTAATGAG ATATGCGAGCGCATGCCTAGTCCAAATGGAGAGTCTGCTGTTGACTGCTCACAACTTTCTAAAATGCCTACTGTTTCATTCACCATTGGAGGCAAAGTCTTTGATCTTGCTCCCGAAGAG TACGTACTGAAGATTGGGGAAGGACCAGTGGCACAATGTATTAGCGGCTTTACCGCACTTGATATCCCTCCACCTCGTGGACCTCTCTG GATACTTGGAGATGTGTTTATGGGAAAATACCACACTGTCTTTGACTTCGGAAACGAGCAGGTTGGCTTCGCAGAAGCCGTGTGA
- a CDS encoding F-box and associated interaction domains-containing protein (F-box and associated interaction domains-containing protein; CONTAINS InterPro DOMAIN/s: F-box domain, cyclin-like (InterPro:IPR001810), F-box domain, Skp2-like (InterPro:IPR022364), F-box associated domain, type 1 (InterPro:IPR006527), F-box associated interaction domain (InterPro:IPR017451); BEST Arabidopsis thaliana protein match is: F-box and associated interaction domains-containing protein (TAIR:AT3G17480.1); Has 1872 Blast hits to 1811 proteins in 50 species: Archae - 0; Bacteria - 0; Metazoa - 0; Fungi - 0; Plants - 1870; Viruses - 0; Other Eukaryotes - 2 (source: NCBI BLink).): protein MTTLKTSSFSSLPWDLVEDILARVPATSLKRLRSTCKQWNFLFNDQIFTKMHFDKAEKQFLVLILRLYTVCSMSLDLRGLHDNIDPSIEVKGELSLIDPHCSSRKTFVSKVFHCNGLLLCTTMTGLVVWNPCTDQTRWIKTEVPHNRNDKYALGYGNYKSCYNYKIMKFLDLESFDLEIYEVNSNSWRVLGTVTPDFTIPLDAEGVSLRGNSYWIASHKREEIEEEEEEENEYFINDFLISFDFTTERFGPRVSLPFKCESSWDTISLSCVREERLSLFFQDDGTLKMEIWMTNNITETKTTTMSWSPFLKIDLYTYGHRFGNEVSFLVDEENKVIVCCDEEEDDINDTVYIIGENEYWRKEDIVQRSYRPRMFSYVPSLVQI, encoded by the coding sequence ATGACGACGTTAAAAACTTCGTCCTTCTCCAGTCTTCCCTGGGATTTAGTAGAGGATATACTCGCTAGGGTTCCGGCTACGTCTCTAAAACGATTACGATCTACTTGCAAACAATGGAACTTTTTATTCAATGATCAGATATTCACCAAGATGCACTTTGATAAAGCAGAAAAGCAGTTTCTGGTTCTCATATTGCGGTTGTATACGGTTTGTTCAATGAGCCTTGATCTGCGTGGACTTCACGATAATATTGATCCATCTATAGAGGTTAAAGGTGAACTTAGCCTAATTGATCCACATTGTAGTTCAAGGAAAACTTTCGTAAGTAAAGTCTTTCACTGCAACGGCTTATTGTTATGCACAACCATGACCGGACTTGTGGTTTGGAATCCGTGTACGGATCAAACCAGGTGGATCAAAACCGAAGTTCCTCACAATAGAAACGATAAGTACGCTCTCGGATACGGAAACTACAAATCATGctataattacaaaatcatgaAGTTCTTGGatcttgaatcttttgatttgGAAATCTACGAGGTTAACTCTAATTCATGGAGGGTTCTTGGTACCGTCACTCCAGACTTCACAATACCACTAGATGCCGAAGGTGTGTCTTTAAGGGGGAATTCTTACTGGATCGCTTCacataaaagagaagaaatagaggaagaagaagaagaagaaaatgagtaCTTCATCAACGATTTCTTAATAAGTTTTGACTTTACTACAGAAAGATTTGGTCCACGTGTGTCTCTTCCGTTTAAGTGTGAATCTTCTTGGGATACTATCTCCTTATCTTGTGTACGAGAAGAGCGGCTTTCACTGTTTTTTCAGGACGACGGTACATTAAAGATGGAGATATGGATGACAAATAATATCACTGAGACCAAAACCACAACTATGTCTTGGAGCCCTTTTCTTAAGATTGATTTGTACACTTACGGTCATCGGTTTGGGAATGAAGTAAGTTTTTTAGTTGACGAGGAGAATAAAGTGATTGTGTGTTGTgatgaggaggaagatgacATCAACGATACTGTATACATTATTGGAGAGAATGAATATTGGAGAAAAGAGGATATTGTACAAAGATCATATCGGCCACGTATGTTCAGTTATGTTCCTAGTTTGGTTCAAATCTAG
- the SLAH1 gene encoding SLAC1 homologue 1 (SLAC1 homologue 1 (SLAH1); CONTAINS InterPro DOMAIN/s: C4-dicarboxylate transporter/malic acid transport protein (InterPro:IPR004695); BEST Arabidopsis thaliana protein match is: SLAC1 homologue 4 (TAIR:AT1G62262.1); Has 719 Blast hits to 716 proteins in 282 species: Archae - 2; Bacteria - 524; Metazoa - 0; Fungi - 6; Plants - 154; Viruses - 0; Other Eukaryotes - 33 (source: NCBI BLink).), with product MEIPRQEIHIEIDNSIPSSKEFKTGLADAKPVVLMSALRSLHAGYFRISLSLCSQALLWKIMIAPESPSMSHMHSKLPSMAFHLLWYLALVTQVSLCFLYALKCIFFFDKVKEEFLHYIGVNYLYAPSISWLLMLQSAPMMEPNSVLYQTLFWIFAVPVLTLDIKLYGQWFTTEKRFLSMLANPASQVSVIANLVAARGAAEMGWNECALCMFSLGMVHYLVIFVTLYQRLPGGNNFPAKLRPIFFLFVAAPAMASLAWNSICGTFDAVAKMLFFLSLFIFMSLVCRPNLFKKSMKRFNVAWWAYSFPLTFLALDSVQYAQEVKDPVGSGLMLIFSSISVLIFLGMMVLTAANSNRLLRHDPVLGSATDPKDKQKTLSLNATNQN from the exons ATGGAAATTCCGAGGCAAGAAATTCATATCGAAATCGATAACTCAATACCGAGTAGTAAAGAGTTTAAAACTGGCCTAGCTGATGCTAAACCCGTTGTCTTGATGTCCGCTTTGCGTAGTCTCCACGCGGGCTATTTCAGGATAAGCCTCTCTCTTTGCAGCCAAGCTCTTCTGTGGAAGATAATGATCGCGCCTGAGTCACCGAGCATGTCTCATATGCACAGCAAACTCCCATCTATGGCGTTCCATCTCTTGTGGTACTTAGCACTTGTAACACAAGTgtcactctgttttttgtaTGCCTTGAAGtgcattttcttctttgacaaGGTGAAGGAAGAGTTCTTGCACTATATCGGAGTGAACTATCTCTACGCTCCATCTATTTCATGGCTTCTCATGCTTCAATCAGCTCCAATGATGGAACCAAATAGCGTTTTGTATCAGACACTATTCTGGATCTTTGCTGTTCCAGTCTTGACACTAGACATAAAGCTTTATGGCCAGTGGTTCACAACGGAGAAGAGATTTTTGTCGATGCTAGCAAACCCGGCAAGCCAAGTATCGGTAATCGCAAACCTCGTGGCTGCACGAGGAGCAGCAGAGATGGGTTGGAATGAGTGTGCTCTATGCATGTTCTCACTCGGAATGGTTCACTATTTGGTTATCTTTGTCACCCTCTATCAACGCTTACCGGGAGGAAACAACTTCCCAGCCAAGTTAAGGccaattttcttcttgttcgtcGCTGCACCAGCCATGGCAAGTCTAGCCTGGAACTCTATTTGTGGAACTTTTGATGCCGTAGCGAAGATGTTGTTCTTCCTTTCACTTTTCATCTTCATGTCCCTG GTCTGTAGGCCAAATCTTTTCAAGAAATCAATGAAAAGATTCAATGTCGCGTGGTGGGCTTACTCGTTCCCACTCACTTTTCTTGCGTTAGACTCGGTTCAGTATGCGCAAGAGGTGAAAGATCCGGTCGGTTCTGGCTTAATGCTTATCTTCTCATCTATCTCAGTTTTGATCTTCCTCGGTATGATGGTACTGACAGCAGCAAACAGCAATAGACTACTCAGACACGATCCTGTTCTTGGTTCTGCTACAGATccaaaagacaaacaaaaaacattgtCGCTCAATGCGACTAACCAAAACTAG
- a CDS encoding Saposin-like aspartyl protease family protein codes for MGVYSRAVAFSVFVSFLLFFTAYSKRNDGTFRVGLKKLKLDPNNRLATRFGSKQEEALRSSLRSYNNNLGGDSGDADIVPLKNYLDAQYYGEIAIGTPPQKFTVIFDTGSSNLWVPSGKCFFSLSCYFHAKYKSSRSSTYKKSGKRAAIHYGSGSISGFFSYDAVTVGDLVVKDQEFIETTSEPGLTFLVAKFDGLLGLGFQEIAVGNATPVWYNMLKQGLIKRPVFSFWLNRDPKSEEGGEIVFGGVDPKHFRGEHTFVPVTQRGYWQFDMGEVLIAGESTGYCGSGCSAIADSGTSLLAGPTAVVAMINKAIGASGVVSQQCKTVVDQYGQTILDLLLAETQPKKICSQIGLCAYDGTHGVSMGIESVVDKENTRSSSGLRDAGCPACEMAVVWIQSQLRQNMTQERIVNYINEICERMPSPNGESAVDCSQLSKMPTVSFTIGGKVFDLAPEEVHSICCP; via the exons ATGGGAGTATACTCGAGAGCGGTTGCGTTTTCGGTCTTTGTGTCGTTTCTGCTGTTTTTCACTGCTTATTCTAAGAGAAATGATGGAACATTCAGAGTTGGCCtgaaaaaactgaagttgGATCCTAACAACCGACTCGCAACACGCTTTGGTTCCAAGCAAGAAGAGGCCTTGAGATCTTCTTTGCGTTCGTACAACAACAATCTTGGTGGTGATTCTGGAGATGCTGATATTGTCCCGCTCAAGAATTACTTGGATGCTCAGTACTATGGTGAGATTGCTATTGGTACTCCACCGCAGAAGTTCACTGTCATTTTTGATACCGGAAGCTCTAACCTTTGGGTGCCATCaggaaaatgttttttctcG CTGTCTTGTTACTTTCATGCTAAGTACAAGTCCTCGCGATCAAGCACATATAAGAAGAGTG GAAAACGTGCCGCAATCCATTACGGCTCAGGATCAATCTCTGGTTTCTTTAGTTATGATGCTGTCACGGTTGGTGATTTGGTTGTCAAAGATCAGGAGTTTATTGAGACAACCAGTGAGCCTGGTTTAACATTCCTGGTGGCTAAGTTTGATGGTCTTCTTGGTCTTGGGTTCCAAGAGATCGCTGTTGGAAACGCTACTCCTGTTTG GTACAATATGCTCAAGCAAGGCCTTATAAAGAGGCCGGTCTTTTCATTTTGGCTTAACCGTGATCCAAAGAGTGAAGAAGGCGGTGAAATCGTATTCGGAGGTGTTGATCCAAAGCATTTTAGAGGAGAACATACATTTGTTCCTGTGACACAAAGGGGTTACTGGCAG TTCGACATGGGTGAGGTTCTCATTGCCGGTGAATCTACTG GATATTGTGGAAGTGGTTGTTCTGCGATAGCAGATTCTGGAACATCGTTACTTGCGGGTCCAACG GCTGTGGTTGCCATGATAAATAAGGCTATTGGAGCATCTGGAGTTGTTAGCCAGCAGTGCAAGACTGTTGTTGACCAGTATGGACAAACCATTTTGGATTTACTTTTGGCTGAG ACTCAACCAAAGAAGATTTGCTCACAAATTGGTCTTTGCGCTTACGATGGCACCCATGGGGTCAG TATGGGGATTGAATCGGTGGTGGACAAGGAAAACACAAGATCATCTAGTGGTCTTCGAGACGCGGGTTGTCCTGCATGTGAAATGGCGGTTGTGTGGATACAGAGCCAATTGAGGCAGAACATGACTCAAGAGAGGATAGTGAACTACATTAATGAG ATATGCGAGCGCATGCCTAGTCCAAATGGAGAGTCTGCTGTTGACTGCTCACAACTTTCTAAAATGCCTACTGTTTCATTCACCATTGGAGGCAAAGTCTTTGATCTTGCTCCCGAAGAGGTACATTCTATATGTTGCCCTTGA
- a CDS encoding Saposin-like aspartyl protease family protein, with translation MGVYSRAVAFSVFVSFLLFFTAYSKRNDGTFRVGLKKLKLDPNNRLATRFGSKQEEALRSSLRSYNNNLGGDSGDADIVPLKNYLDAQYYGEIAIGTPPQKFTVIFDTGSSNLWVPSGKCFFSLSCYFHAKYKSSRSSTYKKSGKRAAIHYGSGSISGFFSYDAVTVGDLVVKDQEFIETTSEPGLTFLVAKFDGLLGLGFQEIAVGNATPVWYNMLKQGLIKRPVFSFWLNRDPKSEEGGEIVFGGVDPKHFRGEHTFVPVTQRGYWQFDMGEVLIAGESTGYCGSGCSAIADSGTSLLAGPTAVVAMINKAIGASGVVSQQCKTVVDQYGQTILDLLLAETQPKKICSQIGLCAYDGTHGVSMGIESVVDKENTRSSSGLRDAGCPACEMAVVWIQSQLRQNMTQERIVNYINEICERMPSPNGESAVDCSQLSKMPTVSFTIGGKVFDLAPEEYVLKIGEGPVAQCISGFTALDIPPPRGPLW, from the exons ATGGGAGTATACTCGAGAGCGGTTGCGTTTTCGGTCTTTGTGTCGTTTCTGCTGTTTTTCACTGCTTATTCTAAGAGAAATGATGGAACATTCAGAGTTGGCCtgaaaaaactgaagttgGATCCTAACAACCGACTCGCAACACGCTTTGGTTCCAAGCAAGAAGAGGCCTTGAGATCTTCTTTGCGTTCGTACAACAACAATCTTGGTGGTGATTCTGGAGATGCTGATATTGTCCCGCTCAAGAATTACTTGGATGCTCAGTACTATGGTGAGATTGCTATTGGTACTCCACCGCAGAAGTTCACTGTCATTTTTGATACCGGAAGCTCTAACCTTTGGGTGCCATCaggaaaatgttttttctcG CTGTCTTGTTACTTTCATGCTAAGTACAAGTCCTCGCGATCAAGCACATATAAGAAGAGTG GAAAACGTGCCGCAATCCATTACGGCTCAGGATCAATCTCTGGTTTCTTTAGTTATGATGCTGTCACGGTTGGTGATTTGGTTGTCAAAGATCAGGAGTTTATTGAGACAACCAGTGAGCCTGGTTTAACATTCCTGGTGGCTAAGTTTGATGGTCTTCTTGGTCTTGGGTTCCAAGAGATCGCTGTTGGAAACGCTACTCCTGTTTG GTACAATATGCTCAAGCAAGGCCTTATAAAGAGGCCGGTCTTTTCATTTTGGCTTAACCGTGATCCAAAGAGTGAAGAAGGCGGTGAAATCGTATTCGGAGGTGTTGATCCAAAGCATTTTAGAGGAGAACATACATTTGTTCCTGTGACACAAAGGGGTTACTGGCAG TTCGACATGGGTGAGGTTCTCATTGCCGGTGAATCTACTG GATATTGTGGAAGTGGTTGTTCTGCGATAGCAGATTCTGGAACATCGTTACTTGCGGGTCCAACG GCTGTGGTTGCCATGATAAATAAGGCTATTGGAGCATCTGGAGTTGTTAGCCAGCAGTGCAAGACTGTTGTTGACCAGTATGGACAAACCATTTTGGATTTACTTTTGGCTGAG ACTCAACCAAAGAAGATTTGCTCACAAATTGGTCTTTGCGCTTACGATGGCACCCATGGGGTCAG TATGGGGATTGAATCGGTGGTGGACAAGGAAAACACAAGATCATCTAGTGGTCTTCGAGACGCGGGTTGTCCTGCATGTGAAATGGCGGTTGTGTGGATACAGAGCCAATTGAGGCAGAACATGACTCAAGAGAGGATAGTGAACTACATTAATGAG ATATGCGAGCGCATGCCTAGTCCAAATGGAGAGTCTGCTGTTGACTGCTCACAACTTTCTAAAATGCCTACTGTTTCATTCACCATTGGAGGCAAAGTCTTTGATCTTGCTCCCGAAGAG TACGTACTGAAGATTGGGGAAGGACCAGTGGCACAATGTATTAGCGGCTTTACCGCACTTGATATCCCTCCACCTCGTGGACCTCTCTGGTAA